A part of Cannabis sativa cultivar Pink pepper isolate KNU-18-1 chromosome 6, ASM2916894v1, whole genome shotgun sequence genomic DNA contains:
- the LOC115724991 gene encoding uncharacterized protein LOC115724991 isoform X1 yields MARWDEILSLPVQNPPTLEFSANDIVWSKVEGWRDNIDRVALIPFARVDDFVRGESSNSDCPTRFHVEARRRRRPTTPYKPKVDGVLEYILYWCSFGPDDHRKGGIVRPSRNTYVPKKKNAGRPNTKRGCTCHFIVKRLIAEPSVALIIYNEDKHVDKKGIPCHGPQDKKAAGTRAVFAPYISEDLRLRVLSLLHVGVSVETIMQRHNESVEKQGGPCNRDDLLTHRYVRRQERSIRRSTYELDIDDSVSISMWVEGHQGNVFFFQDFSDSDPFTLGIQTEWQLQQMIRFGNRSLLVSDSKFGTNKLKYPVHSLLVFNPDNKAIPVAWIISPRFASSDTDKWLRALHNRVQTKDPTWKLAGFIIDDPLADVHAIRDVFQCTVLISFWRVRHAWHKNLMQKCTENDIRVEIWRRLGQIVDVICQGQGTMGLFEDLMEDFVDEADFMDYLRATWYPRLGKWIIALQTLPVSSQETTAAIEFYHNQLKVRLLNEKNSAVYQRTDWLVDKLNTKVHSYFWLDEYSGKDAFARYRKEEWVSGLTYWRKALKISDSDVVLEGRSAKVTDQLDRDRVHVVWNPGSQFGICDCRWAEIGNMCEHMLKVIDICRRKKSAVPSISMLQYHKVLKNMLHCPPNDSLIRDHAVSLAVFVQKQIDALVTESSNISEVQPISLDEGQEFVNERSDDILAYKENRSLDRHEAIDRITRDAGADLNDLSENGTCGESFGEDTMYGENIGEESTCAEMDIDPSYICISPPGLHSVDDVVSNGIDFENTVKLLSNPETEQLSSEDAAVTIGSTDHVFERGSQESAMDMESIAMDMPSSTMEFVEQCTVEHQNDVKPNVTSNSKDADSLSLRACSSIITMPVASQGDGIGPTFDVHKVDKILKA; encoded by the exons ATGGCTAGATGGGATGAGATTCTATCACTCCCTGTACAGAATCCTCCGACCTTGGAGTTTTCTGCTAATGATATCGTGTGGTCAAAGGTGGAGGGATGGCGTGATAATATAGATAGAGTGGCTCTAATCCCCTTTGCCAGAGTGGATGATTTTGTAAGGGGTGAATCCTCAAACAGTGATTGCCCAACAAGATTTCATGTTGAGGCAAGGCGAAGACGACGCCCAACAACACCTTATAAACCAAAGGTTGATGGAGTTcttgaatatatttt ATATTGGTGTTCATTTGGTCCTGACGACCATCGAAAGGGTGGCATTGTAAGACCTAGTCGGAACACATATGTCCCCAAGAAAAAAAATGCTGGTCGGCCAAATACCAAAAGAGGATGCACCTGCCACTTTATTGTGAAACGGTTAATTGCTGAACCTTCAGTAGCACTCATCATATATAATGAGGATAAGCATGTTGATAAGAAAGGAATACCATGTCATGGTCCGCAGGATAAGAAGGCTGCTGGAACACGGGCTGTTTTTGCTCCTTACATCTCAGAAGATCTTCGACTTCGTGTGTTATCTCTGCTACATGTGGGGGTCTCTGTGGAAACCATAATGCAGAGACACAATGAATCAGTGGAAAAGCAGGGTGGTCCATGTAATCGCGATGACCTTTTAACTCATCGGTATGTTCGTAGACAGGAGAGAAGCATCCGACGGTCTACGTATGAATTGGACATTGATGATTCTGTCAGCATTAGCATGTGGGTGGAAGGTCACCAGGGTaatgttttcttttttcaagattTCTCTGATTCTGACCCTTTCACTCTGGGCATCCAAACAGAGTGGCAGTTGCAACAAATGATTCGCTTTGGCAATCGCAGCCTTTTAGTATCTGATTCAAAGTTTGGAACAAACAAATTGAAG TATCCAGTTCACAGTCTTCTTGTATTCAACCCTGACAACAAGGCCATCCCAGTCGCATGGATAATATCACCAAGATTTGCAAGTTCCGACACAGATAAGTGGTTGCGAGCCCTACATAATAGAGTTCAAACGAAAGATCCTACATGGAAGTTGGCTGGGTTTATTATTGATGATCCTCTGGCTGATGTCCATGCTATAAG GGATGTTTTTCAATGCACTGTGCTGATAAGCTTTTGGCGAGTTCGTCATGcatggcataaaaacttaatgcAGAAATGTACGGAAAATGATATTCGGGTTGAGATATGGAGACGACTTGGGCAGATAGTGGATGTTATCTGCCAAGGACAAGGAACCATGGGCTTGTTCGAGGATTTGATGGAAGATTTTGTTGATGAGGCAGATTTTATGGATTATTTAAGGGCAACTTGGTATCCTAGATTAG GGAAGTGGATCATTGCACTACAAACTCTTCCTGTCTCTAGCCAAGAGACCACTGCAGCGATAGAGTTTTACCACAACCAATTGAAGGTTAGGTTGTTGAATGAGAAGAATTCTGCTGTTTATCAAAGAACGGATTGGTTGGTCGATAAATTGAATACGAAAGTGCATTCCTATTTTTGGCTTGATGAGTACTCTGGGAAGGATGCGTTTGCCCGATACAGGAAAGAGGAGTGGGTGAGTGGGTTAACATATTGGCGTAAAGCTTTGAAGATTTCAGATTCTGATGTTGTTCTGGAAGGTCGAAGTGCTAAAGTTACTGATCAGCTTGATCGGGATAGGGTTCATGTTGTATGGAATCCTGGCTCACAGTTTGGTATCTGTGATTGCCGTTGGGCTGAAATAGGCAACATGTGTGAGCATATGCTAAAAGTGATTGATATCTGCCGCCGAAAAAAGTCTGCTGTGCCATCCATCAGCATGCTGCAGTATCATAAAGTTCTAAAGAATATGCTACACTGCCCACCCAATGATTCTCTTATTCGGGATCATGCTGTTTCATTAGCAGTCTTTGTACAGAAGCAGATTGATGCACTTGTTACTGAAAGCAGCAATATTAGTGAGGTTCAGCCAATTTCTTTGGATGAAGGTCAAGAGTTTGTAAATGAGAGAAGTGATGACATATTGGCTTACAAGGAGAATCGTTCTTTGGACAGACATGAGGCCATTGACAGGATTACAAGAGATGCAGGTGCTGACTTGAATGATCTCAGTGAAAATGGTACGTGCGGTGAGAGTTTTGGAGAAGATACTATGTATGGTGAAAATATTGGTGAAGAAAGTACATGTGCTGAGATGGATATTGACCCATCTTACATTTGTATTTCTCCACCCGGTTTACACTCTGTCGATGACGTTGTTTCTAATGGTATCGATTTTGAGAACACGGTGAAACTATTGTCTAACCCAGAAACTGAACAGCTTTCTTCTGAAGATGCTGCTGTTACTATCGGTTCTACAGATCATGTATTCGAGAGAGGCAGTCAAGAAAGTGCGATGGATATGGAGTCAATTGCCATGGATATGCCTTCATCAACCATGGAGTTTGTAGAGCAATGCACGGTAGAGCATCAGAATGACGTCAAGCCCAATGTTACTTCTAACTCTAAGGATGCTGATTCCCTATCTTTAAGAGCTTGTTCATCAATTATAACTATGCCTGTTGCATCACAAGGGGATGGAATTGGTCCAACTTTTGATGTACATAAAGTGGATAAGATATTGAAAGCATGA
- the LOC115724991 gene encoding uncharacterized protein LOC115724991 isoform X2, producing the protein MHLPLYCETDKKAAGTRAVFAPYISEDLRLRVLSLLHVGVSVETIMQRHNESVEKQGGPCNRDDLLTHRYVRRQERSIRRSTYELDIDDSVSISMWVEGHQGNVFFFQDFSDSDPFTLGIQTEWQLQQMIRFGNRSLLVSDSKFGTNKLKYPVHSLLVFNPDNKAIPVAWIISPRFASSDTDKWLRALHNRVQTKDPTWKLAGFIIDDPLADVHAIRDVFQCTVLISFWRVRHAWHKNLMQKCTENDIRVEIWRRLGQIVDVICQGQGTMGLFEDLMEDFVDEADFMDYLRATWYPRLGKWIIALQTLPVSSQETTAAIEFYHNQLKVRLLNEKNSAVYQRTDWLVDKLNTKVHSYFWLDEYSGKDAFARYRKEEWVSGLTYWRKALKISDSDVVLEGRSAKVTDQLDRDRVHVVWNPGSQFGICDCRWAEIGNMCEHMLKVIDICRRKKSAVPSISMLQYHKVLKNMLHCPPNDSLIRDHAVSLAVFVQKQIDALVTESSNISEVQPISLDEGQEFVNERSDDILAYKENRSLDRHEAIDRITRDAGADLNDLSENGTCGESFGEDTMYGENIGEESTCAEMDIDPSYICISPPGLHSVDDVVSNGIDFENTVKLLSNPETEQLSSEDAAVTIGSTDHVFERGSQESAMDMESIAMDMPSSTMEFVEQCTVEHQNDVKPNVTSNSKDADSLSLRACSSIITMPVASQGDGIGPTFDVHKVDKILKA; encoded by the exons ATGCACCTGCCACTTTATTGTGAAACG GATAAGAAGGCTGCTGGAACACGGGCTGTTTTTGCTCCTTACATCTCAGAAGATCTTCGACTTCGTGTGTTATCTCTGCTACATGTGGGGGTCTCTGTGGAAACCATAATGCAGAGACACAATGAATCAGTGGAAAAGCAGGGTGGTCCATGTAATCGCGATGACCTTTTAACTCATCGGTATGTTCGTAGACAGGAGAGAAGCATCCGACGGTCTACGTATGAATTGGACATTGATGATTCTGTCAGCATTAGCATGTGGGTGGAAGGTCACCAGGGTaatgttttcttttttcaagattTCTCTGATTCTGACCCTTTCACTCTGGGCATCCAAACAGAGTGGCAGTTGCAACAAATGATTCGCTTTGGCAATCGCAGCCTTTTAGTATCTGATTCAAAGTTTGGAACAAACAAATTGAAG TATCCAGTTCACAGTCTTCTTGTATTCAACCCTGACAACAAGGCCATCCCAGTCGCATGGATAATATCACCAAGATTTGCAAGTTCCGACACAGATAAGTGGTTGCGAGCCCTACATAATAGAGTTCAAACGAAAGATCCTACATGGAAGTTGGCTGGGTTTATTATTGATGATCCTCTGGCTGATGTCCATGCTATAAG GGATGTTTTTCAATGCACTGTGCTGATAAGCTTTTGGCGAGTTCGTCATGcatggcataaaaacttaatgcAGAAATGTACGGAAAATGATATTCGGGTTGAGATATGGAGACGACTTGGGCAGATAGTGGATGTTATCTGCCAAGGACAAGGAACCATGGGCTTGTTCGAGGATTTGATGGAAGATTTTGTTGATGAGGCAGATTTTATGGATTATTTAAGGGCAACTTGGTATCCTAGATTAG GGAAGTGGATCATTGCACTACAAACTCTTCCTGTCTCTAGCCAAGAGACCACTGCAGCGATAGAGTTTTACCACAACCAATTGAAGGTTAGGTTGTTGAATGAGAAGAATTCTGCTGTTTATCAAAGAACGGATTGGTTGGTCGATAAATTGAATACGAAAGTGCATTCCTATTTTTGGCTTGATGAGTACTCTGGGAAGGATGCGTTTGCCCGATACAGGAAAGAGGAGTGGGTGAGTGGGTTAACATATTGGCGTAAAGCTTTGAAGATTTCAGATTCTGATGTTGTTCTGGAAGGTCGAAGTGCTAAAGTTACTGATCAGCTTGATCGGGATAGGGTTCATGTTGTATGGAATCCTGGCTCACAGTTTGGTATCTGTGATTGCCGTTGGGCTGAAATAGGCAACATGTGTGAGCATATGCTAAAAGTGATTGATATCTGCCGCCGAAAAAAGTCTGCTGTGCCATCCATCAGCATGCTGCAGTATCATAAAGTTCTAAAGAATATGCTACACTGCCCACCCAATGATTCTCTTATTCGGGATCATGCTGTTTCATTAGCAGTCTTTGTACAGAAGCAGATTGATGCACTTGTTACTGAAAGCAGCAATATTAGTGAGGTTCAGCCAATTTCTTTGGATGAAGGTCAAGAGTTTGTAAATGAGAGAAGTGATGACATATTGGCTTACAAGGAGAATCGTTCTTTGGACAGACATGAGGCCATTGACAGGATTACAAGAGATGCAGGTGCTGACTTGAATGATCTCAGTGAAAATGGTACGTGCGGTGAGAGTTTTGGAGAAGATACTATGTATGGTGAAAATATTGGTGAAGAAAGTACATGTGCTGAGATGGATATTGACCCATCTTACATTTGTATTTCTCCACCCGGTTTACACTCTGTCGATGACGTTGTTTCTAATGGTATCGATTTTGAGAACACGGTGAAACTATTGTCTAACCCAGAAACTGAACAGCTTTCTTCTGAAGATGCTGCTGTTACTATCGGTTCTACAGATCATGTATTCGAGAGAGGCAGTCAAGAAAGTGCGATGGATATGGAGTCAATTGCCATGGATATGCCTTCATCAACCATGGAGTTTGTAGAGCAATGCACGGTAGAGCATCAGAATGACGTCAAGCCCAATGTTACTTCTAACTCTAAGGATGCTGATTCCCTATCTTTAAGAGCTTGTTCATCAATTATAACTATGCCTGTTGCATCACAAGGGGATGGAATTGGTCCAACTTTTGATGTACATAAAGTGGATAAGATATTGAAAGCATGA
- the LOC115724992 gene encoding probable S-adenosylmethionine-dependent methyltransferase At5g37990 isoform X1: MASGEQVFMINGGGEDENNFQSNSTLQQKNGVDAQNLFIKEGILDKLDVDKLIASQTTPKTFTIADLGCPVEIDTFAAVQNVIDTVKHKLKLQSNTAHQYEHLSHNLEFQVLINGPTSRDFNALFRSIPMNKPSYYVAGVPGTFYSRLFPKSSLHFAYSSYSLHWLSKVPDGVGDERSPAYNKGKIYCMSSPKIVADAYEAQFTRDIEAFLKARELEVVPGGLVAFSIVTVPTGSKCLTPTFFEILGSVLLDMAAKGITSKKKVNTFNLPIYLPTPQLLEGLIKRNENFSIERMEQLCRPRESFYEADFPEKLTLHYRAVMESLFNDHFGTEVVNLMFDKFKNKVTETAVFMDLTHKQALESFVLLKRKP, encoded by the exons atggcaAGCGGTGAACAAGTGTTTATGATCAACGGTGGAGGAGAAGATGAGAACAACTTTCAGAGTAATTCCACGTTACAG CAAAAAAATGGAGTAGACGCGCAGAATTTGTTCATCAAGGAAGGAATTCTAGACAAGTTAGACGTAGACAAACTCATTGCTTCACAAACTACTCCAAAGACATTCACCATAGCTGATTTGGGATGCCCTGTCGAAATAGACACATTCGCCGCTGTTCAAAATGTCATCGACACTGTCAAACACAAACTCAAACTCCAATCTAATACTGCTCATCAATATGAACATCTCTCCCATAACCTCGAGTTCCAAGTCTTGATAAACGGTCCAACCTCTAGAGACTTCAACGCTCTTTTCAGGTCTATACCGATGAACAAGCCTTCCTACTATGTAGCTGGAGTTCCAGGCACCTTCTACAGCCGCCTGTTCCCAAAATCAAGCCTTCATTTTGCATATTCATCCTACTCTCTCCATTGGCTCTCCAAGGTTCCGGACGGCGTAGGAGATGAAAGGTCTCCGGCATACAACAAGGGTAAGATCTACTGTATGAGTTCACCAAAGATAGTAGCGGATGCTTATGAAGCCCAATTCACTAGAGATATTGAGGCTTTTCTCAAAGCCAGAGAATTGGAGGTTGTCCCGGGTGGACTTGTAGCTTTCTCTATCGTTACTGTGCCAACTGGTTCTAAGTGCCTTACGCCTACTTTCTTTGAGATTTTGGGATCTGTTCTCTTAGACATGGCTGCTAAG GGTATTACAAGCAAGAAGAAAGTAAACACGTTTAACTTGCCAATATATCTGCCAACCCCACAACTGTTAGAGGGTTTGATTAAGAGAAATGAGAATTTCAGTATTGAGAGAATGGAACAACTATGTCGTCCAAGGGAATCGTTTTACGAGGCAGACTTTCCTGAAAAGCTCACCTTACACTACCGAGCTGTTATGGAAAGCCTTTTCAACGATCACTTTGGAACTGAGGTAGTCAACCTTATGTTTGACAAGTTCAAGAACAAAGTCACAGAAACAGCTGTGTTTATGGACTTGACCCACAAGCAAGCGCTCGAGTCCTTCGTTCTTCTCAAGCGCAAACCATAG
- the LOC115724992 gene encoding probable S-adenosylmethionine-dependent methyltransferase At5g37990 isoform X2, giving the protein MRTTFRQKNGVDAQNLFIKEGILDKLDVDKLIASQTTPKTFTIADLGCPVEIDTFAAVQNVIDTVKHKLKLQSNTAHQYEHLSHNLEFQVLINGPTSRDFNALFRSIPMNKPSYYVAGVPGTFYSRLFPKSSLHFAYSSYSLHWLSKVPDGVGDERSPAYNKGKIYCMSSPKIVADAYEAQFTRDIEAFLKARELEVVPGGLVAFSIVTVPTGSKCLTPTFFEILGSVLLDMAAKGITSKKKVNTFNLPIYLPTPQLLEGLIKRNENFSIERMEQLCRPRESFYEADFPEKLTLHYRAVMESLFNDHFGTEVVNLMFDKFKNKVTETAVFMDLTHKQALESFVLLKRKP; this is encoded by the exons ATGAGAACAACTTTCAGA CAAAAAAATGGAGTAGACGCGCAGAATTTGTTCATCAAGGAAGGAATTCTAGACAAGTTAGACGTAGACAAACTCATTGCTTCACAAACTACTCCAAAGACATTCACCATAGCTGATTTGGGATGCCCTGTCGAAATAGACACATTCGCCGCTGTTCAAAATGTCATCGACACTGTCAAACACAAACTCAAACTCCAATCTAATACTGCTCATCAATATGAACATCTCTCCCATAACCTCGAGTTCCAAGTCTTGATAAACGGTCCAACCTCTAGAGACTTCAACGCTCTTTTCAGGTCTATACCGATGAACAAGCCTTCCTACTATGTAGCTGGAGTTCCAGGCACCTTCTACAGCCGCCTGTTCCCAAAATCAAGCCTTCATTTTGCATATTCATCCTACTCTCTCCATTGGCTCTCCAAGGTTCCGGACGGCGTAGGAGATGAAAGGTCTCCGGCATACAACAAGGGTAAGATCTACTGTATGAGTTCACCAAAGATAGTAGCGGATGCTTATGAAGCCCAATTCACTAGAGATATTGAGGCTTTTCTCAAAGCCAGAGAATTGGAGGTTGTCCCGGGTGGACTTGTAGCTTTCTCTATCGTTACTGTGCCAACTGGTTCTAAGTGCCTTACGCCTACTTTCTTTGAGATTTTGGGATCTGTTCTCTTAGACATGGCTGCTAAG GGTATTACAAGCAAGAAGAAAGTAAACACGTTTAACTTGCCAATATATCTGCCAACCCCACAACTGTTAGAGGGTTTGATTAAGAGAAATGAGAATTTCAGTATTGAGAGAATGGAACAACTATGTCGTCCAAGGGAATCGTTTTACGAGGCAGACTTTCCTGAAAAGCTCACCTTACACTACCGAGCTGTTATGGAAAGCCTTTTCAACGATCACTTTGGAACTGAGGTAGTCAACCTTATGTTTGACAAGTTCAAGAACAAAGTCACAGAAACAGCTGTGTTTATGGACTTGACCCACAAGCAAGCGCTCGAGTCCTTCGTTCTTCTCAAGCGCAAACCATAG